A genome region from Glycine max cultivar Williams 82 chromosome 5, Glycine_max_v4.0, whole genome shotgun sequence includes the following:
- the LOC100804370 gene encoding serine/arginine-rich splicing factor SC35-like protein isoform X2: MSHFGRSGPPDISDTYSLLVLNITFRTTADDLFPLFDKYGKVVDIFIPKDRRTGESRGFAFVRYKYADEAQKAVERLDGRMVDGREITVQFAKYGPNAERIHKGRIIETSPRSRRSRSRSPRKRHRDDYRDRDYRRRSRSRSYDRYERDRHRGRDKDYRRRSRSRSASLDYKGRGRGRYDDERNSRSRSRSVDSRSPARRSPSPRRSPSPQRSTSPQRSTSPRKSPRGESPANRSREERSPTPRSVSPRGRPDASRSPSPRNSNGDE, translated from the exons atgtcTCACTTCGGACGTTCGGGTCCCCCAGACATTTCCGACACTTACTCTCTTCTCGTTCTGAACATCACCTTCC GTACCACCGCCGACGACCTATTCCCTCTCTTCGACAAGTATGGGAAGGTCGTCGACATCTTCATCCCCAAGGATCGAAG GACTGGTGAATCGAGGGGTTTTGCGTTCGTGCGTTACAAGTATGCTGATGAGGCTCAGAAGGCCGTTGAGAGGCTCGACG GGAGAATGGTTGATGGTCGCGAAATAACGGTCCAGTTTGCGAAATATGGGCCTAATGCTGAAAGGAT TCACAAAGGAAGGATTATTGAAACATCCCCAAGATCAAGGCGATCAAGGAGCCGTAGCCCAAGGAAAAg GCATCGTGATGATTACAGAGACAGAGATTATAGGAGAAGAAGTCGCAGCAGAAGTTATGATAGGTATGAACGTGACAGGCATCGTGGGAGAGACAAAGATTATCGTCGCAGAAGTAGGAGCCGTAGTGCCAGTCTTGATTACAAGGGTCGTGGTAGAGGACGCTATGATGATGAGCGTAATAGTAGAAGCCGGAGCAGATCAGTTGATAG CCGCTCCCCTGCACGACGCAGTCCTAGTCCTCGAAGGAGTCCCTCCCCTCAGAGGAGCACTTCCCCTCAAAGGAGTACTTCCCCTAGGAAGAGTCCACGGGGTGAAAGTCCTGCAAATCGTAGCCGTGAGGAACGTTCCCCTACCCCTCGCAGTGTCTCACCACGCGGTCGCCCTGATGCTTCACGAAGTCCTTCCCCTCGAAATTCAAACGGGGAT GAATAA
- the LOC100797263 gene encoding pentatricopeptide repeat-containing protein At5g18390, mitochondrial: MLQTCSKLILRHSKPRLLLNLHSITKTLTTASSSRDEYFAVIHHVSNIVRRDFYLERTLNKLRITVTPELVFRVLRACSNNPTESLRFFNWARTHPSYSPTSLEFEQIVTTLARANTYQSMWALIRQVTLHHRLSLSPSAVASVIEAYGDNRHVDQSVQVFNKSPLLLNCPQTLPLYNALLRSLCHNKLFHGAYALVRRMLRKGLRPDKTTYAVLVNAWCSNGKLREAKLFLEEMSEKGFNPPVRGRDLLVEGLLNAGYVESAKGMVRNMIKQGSVPDVGTFNAVVETVSKEDVQFCVGLYHEVCALGMAPDVNTYKILVPAVSKSGMVDEAFRLLNNFIEDGHKPFPSLYAPVIKALCRRGQFDDAFCFFGDMKAKAHPPNRPLYTMLITMCGRAGKFVEAANYIFEMTEMGLVPISRCFDMVTDGLKNCGKHDLARRVQELEVSIRGV; the protein is encoded by the exons ATGCTGCAGACTTGCTCAAAACTGATCCTTAGACACTCAAAACCGCGTCTCCTCCTCAATCTCCATTCAATCACGAAAACCCTAACCACCGCGTCTTCCTCCCGCGACGAGTACTTCGCAGTAATCCACCACGTGTCGAACATCGTGCGGCGCGACTTCTACCTGGAACGCACCCTCAACAAGCTCCGCATCACCGTAACCCCCGAGCTCGTCTTCCGTGTCCTTCGCGCGTGTTCCAACAATCCCACTGAGTCTCTCCGCTTCTTCAACTGGGCACGAACCCACCCCTCCTACTCTCCAACCTCCCTCGAATTCGAACAAATCGTCACCACCCTCGCCCGCGCCAACACCTACCAGTCCATGTGGGCCCTCATCCGCCAAGTCACCCTCCACCACCGTCTCTCCCTCTCCCCCTCCGCCGTCGCCTCCGTCATCGAGGCCTACGGCGACAACCGCCACGTCGACCAATCCGTCCAGGTCTTCAACAAATCCCCCCTCCTCCTCAACTGCCCTCAGACCCTCCCTCTCTACAACGCCCTcctcag GTCTCTCTGCCACAACAAACTCTTCCACGGCGCCTACGCCCTCGTCCGCCGCATGCTCCGCAAGGGCCTCCGTCCGGACAAAACCACCTACGCGGTCCTCGTCAACGCCTGGTGCTCCAACGGGAAACTCCGCGAGGCCAAGCTCTTCCTTGAGGAAATGAGCGAGAAAGGCTTCAACCCTCCCGTCCGCGGCCGCGACCTTCTAGTCGAAGGCCTGCTCAATGCCGGCTACGTGGAATCCGCCAAGGGAATGGTGAGGAACATGATCAAGCAAGGGAGTGTTCCTGATGTTGGAACCTTCAATGCTGTGGTGGAGACAGTTTCTAAAGAGGACGTTCAGTTCTGTGTTGGTCTTTATCATGAAGTGTGTGCTTTGGGGATGGCTCCTGATGTTAACACTTATAAGATTCTTGTTCCCGCGGTTTCAAAGAGTGGGATGGTTGATGAGGCATTTAGGTTGTTGAATAATTTCATTGAGGATGGCCACAAGCCCTTTCCGAGCTTGTATGCGCCCGTTATTAAGGCTTTGTGTAGGAGGGGCCAGTTTGATGATGCTTTTTGCTTCTTTGGGGATATGAAGGCCAAGGCCCATCCTCCTAATCGGCCTCTTTATACTATGCTGATTACCATGTGTGGTCGCGCTGGCAAGTTTGTTGAGGCCGCGAATTATATCTTTGAAATGACAGAGATGGGGTTGGTCCCCATTTCGCGATGTTTTGACATGGTTACTGATGGATTGAAGAACTGTGGCAAGCATGATTTGGCTAGGAGAGTGCAGGAATTGGAAGTTTCTATCCGCGGTGTTTGA
- the LOC100806318 gene encoding uncharacterized protein: MAARLAIVRSTRWRLSSVLGFNRFIHSVPQSPPLAGSIDLGVRSPQSVLPEFCSPSFSYGGSMELMAVPKRKVSPHKRGIRNGPKALKPIPVIVLCKSCGRARLPHFFCCGGKPNQGNTGEHKGSTS, encoded by the exons ATGGCAGCGAGGCTCGCAATTGTGAGGAGCACCAGATGGAGATTGAGCAGCGTTTTAGGGTTCAATAGGTTTATTCATTCGGTGCCCCAATCTCCTCCTTTAGCTGGAAGCATTGATCTTGGGGTTCGGTCGCCGCAATCCGTTTTGCCCGAGTTTTGTTCCCCAAGTTTCTCTTATGGGGGCTCCATGGAGCTCATGGCTGTCCCAAAACGCAAG GTTTCTCCCCATAAAAGAGGAATAAGGAATGGACCAAAAGCTCTGAAACCTATTCCTGTGATTGTCCTATGCAA GAGTTGTGGTCGTGCTAGGCTTCCACACTTCTTTTGTTGTGGTGGGAAACCAAATCAGGGTAATACTGGTGAACATAAAGGTAGTACAAGCTAA
- the LOC100804902 gene encoding uncharacterized protein, whose product MSANAGLVLSGETMGENEKGERWSGAMTNLTEMASNLDSLQKLLLTKAVFVDDDTFSKASLAADQARTIKLLQQRVQTLEREVDAAITTAARARSEKRQAEAAQKSAESRAHQLTAELENTTKVFELHMEELRAKQEEIEKRDEDIKLLEAIIRTLGGKESLSSSQ is encoded by the exons atgagTGCGAATGCAGGGTTGGTGTTGAGCGGTGAGACGATGGGGGAGAACGAGAAAGGAGAGCGATGGAGCGGAGCGATGACAAATCTGACGGAGATGGCCTCCAATCTCGACTCTCTCCAGAAGCTTCTCCTCACCAAAGCCGTCTTCGTCGACGACGACACCTTCTCCAAAGCCTCCCTCGCCGCCGACCAGGCCCGCACCATCAAGCTCCTCCAGCAACGAGTCCAGACCTTGGAGAGAGAGGTCGACGCCGCCATCACCACCGCCGCCCGCGCTCGCTCCGAGAAGCGCCAGGCCGAGGCTGCTCAGAAATCCGCCGAATCGCGCGCTCATCAGCTCACCGCCGAACTCGAAAACACCACAA aGGTGTTTGAGCTGCACATGGAAGAGCTGCGAGCGAAACAAGAAGAGATCGAGAAGCGCGACGAGGACATCAAACTTCTGGAAGCTATAATTCGAACGCTTGGAGGAAAGGAATCACTCTCTTCGTCTCAGTAG
- the LOC100804370 gene encoding serine/arginine-rich splicing factor SC35-like protein isoform X1, whose amino-acid sequence MSHFGRSGPPDISDTYSLLVLNITFRTTADDLFPLFDKYGKVVDIFIPKDRRTGESRGFAFVRYKYADEAQKAVERLDGRMVDGREITVQFAKYGPNAERIFSNCSHKGRIIETSPRSRRSRSRSPRKRHRDDYRDRDYRRRSRSRSYDRYERDRHRGRDKDYRRRSRSRSASLDYKGRGRGRYDDERNSRSRSRSVDSRSPARRSPSPRRSPSPQRSTSPQRSTSPRKSPRGESPANRSREERSPTPRSVSPRGRPDASRSPSPRNSNGDE is encoded by the exons atgtcTCACTTCGGACGTTCGGGTCCCCCAGACATTTCCGACACTTACTCTCTTCTCGTTCTGAACATCACCTTCC GTACCACCGCCGACGACCTATTCCCTCTCTTCGACAAGTATGGGAAGGTCGTCGACATCTTCATCCCCAAGGATCGAAG GACTGGTGAATCGAGGGGTTTTGCGTTCGTGCGTTACAAGTATGCTGATGAGGCTCAGAAGGCCGTTGAGAGGCTCGACG GGAGAATGGTTGATGGTCGCGAAATAACGGTCCAGTTTGCGAAATATGGGCCTAATGCTGAAAGGAT TTTTTCAAATTGCAGTCACAAAGGAAGGATTATTGAAACATCCCCAAGATCAAGGCGATCAAGGAGCCGTAGCCCAAGGAAAAg GCATCGTGATGATTACAGAGACAGAGATTATAGGAGAAGAAGTCGCAGCAGAAGTTATGATAGGTATGAACGTGACAGGCATCGTGGGAGAGACAAAGATTATCGTCGCAGAAGTAGGAGCCGTAGTGCCAGTCTTGATTACAAGGGTCGTGGTAGAGGACGCTATGATGATGAGCGTAATAGTAGAAGCCGGAGCAGATCAGTTGATAG CCGCTCCCCTGCACGACGCAGTCCTAGTCCTCGAAGGAGTCCCTCCCCTCAGAGGAGCACTTCCCCTCAAAGGAGTACTTCCCCTAGGAAGAGTCCACGGGGTGAAAGTCCTGCAAATCGTAGCCGTGAGGAACGTTCCCCTACCCCTCGCAGTGTCTCACCACGCGGTCGCCCTGATGCTTCACGAAGTCCTTCCCCTCGAAATTCAAACGGGGAT GAATAA